The sequence TGGCCAGAATACGCCCTACCGTGCAAACAGCCCTTTCTCCACCAGCAGGCAGCCCACAGAGGGCAAGCGGGGATGGTACTGATCACACGACCTAAAATGTAGCAACCGTGTTTGGGTCCTTGGGGCCGGATGCCCCTGCCCCAACTGGCCTGATTATAGCCCCATCTAGACGCCAACCTACCTTGTCCTTCCTCAGACCCGCCACACGGCCCTCACTGGGGTACTGTAAAAAACAATCCCATAGCAGAGTCAGGAAACCACCCCTTGGGCCTTTGCCACTCGTGCTGCAGGACAACGCTGTCCCTCATTCCCACCACCGtcttctctgccctgcccctcaaGCTCTGCCCTCATGGGGGGGGGCCCCAAACCCCGCTCTCAGGGAATCCAGTACCCAGACCCACTAGTCTGATGTAGGAATGTTTCCCTGTCCACTCCGCCTTGGCTTCAAGCCACCACCTGTTGTCCTGCCACATTCGGGTCCCTTGCCATCTTCCCAGGCTGGGCgcgctcctccccttcctccccttcccctaaaGGTATTAGTGGCTGCACTCATGGCCACTCCGCTTTGCTGGCCTGCACGCACAGCTCCCATGGCTCCTAGCCATGAACCCAGGTGTCGTCTCCTTGCCTGTTTTTGTGGTGCTCTAGCTTTTCCAGCCTGGGCCAGGGCTCTGGAGGGTGCCATTGTCCCCACCTGAGGGCTTGGCGCCCCTAGGGTCCGTGTGACTCCCCCAGCCTGCAGCGTGCCTATATCGGCCACTAGCCCTAGCTTCTACAGCCACATCACACTGCAGAAGCGGGTCCGCACCGGCTCAGCCCGCTGGGGTCCTGTCGCTGCGGGACATTTACGTACCCTTAGCCCAGCCAGGATGCAGCCACAGTGATGCTGAGCCACTACTGTAGATGGGGACTGAGGGGGCGTGAACCGTCCCTCAGCTGTGAGGCCTGCCAGGGCTGGGCCTGTTTGGTATCTCCGCTGAGTCCTCTCAGGGGGGAGCCAGTGAACTACTGGGCATTCGCATCCCTACGCCAGCTGGCAACGGATGGGGACGGGCTCTGTTGTCGTCTCATTGACTGTGGGTGCTGGTGCTGGGCGGGGGGTGGCACATGTTTTGAGGTCACCCCAGAGCAGGCAGCAGGGCAAGCTCCAGGGGGCGCTGATGGGCCGTGCCAGCTCGTTCCAGGGAGGGGATATGCCCCCCATGGTGGTTCTCCAGCGGAGCCATTTGCAGGCGATAGCAAAGGTGCCTTCTACCATCTTCAGCTGGGCCGGGCGCTGTGTCCCTTTTCCCCGCTGACCCCTGCACTGCTGGGTCCTAGGCCCAGCCCCTCCGTGCAGGAGGGTTATGTCGAGCACGTCACTTGGCGCTACCCTGCCGGGCTAGTCAAAAGCTGCAGCTTGCCCGAGGTCGGCAGGGCAAGCCAATGTGAACGCCTAACAGCTGTGCCCAAGCCCCGCCCAGGCTTCACTCTCGGGTGGGATTCAAGCTGTTAATACTAGAGCCCCTCAGACAGTCTCAGGACGACCTGTCCTCATCGCCTCTCCATTATGAGCAGCTGCAATGTTCTTGCTCACCTCCCGGGAGCACTGGTGAGGTAGCAGGCGCTCAGCCCCGGAACCGCTCCCGCTCGTGGCCCGGCAGAGGCCAAGTTTGGTGACTCCTAGGCTGCAAAGCCAGGCGTGTCTGTCCAGGCTAGCTGCTTAGGGGCCTACTTGTGCAGGGGGCAAGGGGTGTGGCCAGCAGCTGGGCTGCTAGTTTATAcggtggggagaggggtgccTAGAGCGGCGATCTGGCTAACTGGCTAGCAGCTTCCTACTTTCAGCCTTCCCAATGGAGGTGCCCTTGCATGCCACTGTCATTGCCTGGTCACCAGACAGCGCTCCTGGTTCCCGGTACACTGTGGGCAGCTCAGCAGATGGGCTCTGGCTGGCTGCACCCCACACTGGCCTGAAGCCCTAGCGCAGCTGTTACAAAGCCCACTATAGCCGGTGGCTCTTTGCCACCCCTGGAGCCTAATATCCCAGCCGCAGAGCTCGGCTTAAAGAGATCGCAGTAGGGCAATACGGTGACGCTGCGGCGCTCCAGAGGGAGGGAACACAGGTCACCGCGGGACAGTTCCTCATTCCAGCCAGGGGCGTCTGGGGGAGCCAGGCCCAAATCTGGCTCATCTAGCCGCAGCCATGGGGCTGTAGCATCTGGGCGCCGGGCCTTGTGCACAGAGGCGACGTGAGATGGAAAAGGGACGTTCTACTGGAAACCCTGAGGCCTTCCAGCCTGAGCACACCCCTCTTACCCGCCCCGGGGAGCGAGCTGGGAAGGCTCGGAGAATGGCAATGAGGTCGTGGCCCGGAGAGCCACGACTGGAGAGCCACGACTAGCTGGCAGCTGCTCAGTGAGGGACCTAGGCCCCGCTTTGGTGGACAGCTTTCCGCATCACAACGGTTCTGGCCACATGTTCATGGGGGGTGCTGAGCGCTTGGGAAAACCGGGGCACAGCTGAGGATGCTGAGCCCTTGGGAATGGGGCTCTCGCTGGCTCTCCTATTAGCAGTCTCCACCCAGCAGTCTCCACCCGATGGGCTATGGAGGATGCATGCCCCACCCAACCCATCAAGGTGCTTATATGGCCCTCCTCACTCCCAAGTACTAATGAAGGGCCGGCCTGGGGCCCCTTCCCTGTGGGCATGGGGTGCTCATCCACCCCCTGTGCTGCACCAAGGGTAGCATCTGTCTCTAGGGCTGTAGAAGGTGCTGGGAATGTCCTAACTAGAGCCTGCTGCCTATCACCCTAAATCTGAGGCAGATACAGCCCTTCCCCCATGACACATTCATGACACCCACTGAGGAGTGGGTGTTACAGGTCCCCCGCTGGGCCAGACTGttagaggggcagggagggaggtttGACTCTTTAGCTCAAACTGGCACCATTCATGCTTTTCGCTCTGGAGGGCCCCGGTTCAATCCCTGCTGTCCCCCAGAATGGCAGCCATCAGAGCCTCCTACATACAGTGAGGCAGGAGGAGATTCCAATGCAGTGCCGTGGGCTTCAGTAAAACATGCAGGGTTGAGATTTAAAGAAGCCTAATGCCCCAGATCTCAGTAAGACCCAGGCACCGAAGGCTCCTGGACATCTCAGGCTGTGAATTTCAAAGACAAGCAATCCCAGCACTGGGACGAGGAACAGATCCACAAGAGCCGCCAGCCTTACCTTTCACATCAAGCCTACAGTCCACCGAGGCTTCCCCGAGGGGATTGACCGCTTTGCAGGTATAGACGCCTCCATCAAATGGGCTGGGTTTCCGGATTTCCAGCGAGCAAACCCCCTCATTGATCACTGCGATGTACTTGGGGTCTTCCCGAATCTCCATCTGGTTTTTCAGCCAGATGATTTTGGGCTGAAAGACAGCGGGTTTCGTTCGCCGTAGAAATGAGCTTGTTTCCCGAACAGCTGCTCGCGGCAGCTGGAGGCACCTCACTAGCCCAAAGCTTCTTCCTGTAGCCAGTGCTCTGCCTCTGGTCGTCTTCACGGCTTTTCTGCACTGGTCCTGGCAGTGAGACCTTTGAAGAGCCCCTTTGCCGTGGTGAATTAGAAGCCACCCAGCTGGTGTGATCTGTCAGTTTCTGGACAGGACCCTCAGGGCATGCAGCAGGGCCTTTGGGGGAACAGCTGTCCAGGGCCCCATGCCCATCGCTGACGGGGCAATGGGGTAGCTCCCCGTGTGTGCGTGTAATGGGGCTTTGGTGCAGCAGAGGAGTGGGTTAACCACACAGGTGGCACTGTTCCCTCGGCGGCGGTAAAACACCCTGATGCCACAGAGAGGGGCACCTTAGATATTAACACACTTGCTCTCCGCAGCCCCGCGGGGAAACAGGCAAGTATAACTAGCCTCcttttagagatggaaaaattaAGGGTGAGGTGAGGTGACTTGCCTGAGGCTGTAAATAAGCAGCGCcagcaggattagaacccaggtcccccagctgctggctctgcaTTCCAGCCACTGCCTCTTCCAGGCCATAGGAAAGTCCATGAGAGGAGGGCGGTGCATGTGGCTGGGGAGCCCGGGCAGAAtttctgcacccccaccccccagggttGGCGCACTCCCCTGACCTGCCAAAACGGGGTGCTGCATTCCCAGTGCTCTCAGATAACTCCTCCGGCCCCTTCAGACACCGACCCCACTCATGGAGCAGCCTCTGAGCCCGCTCCTTCCTGCCGGTCGCCTGGTGCCACCCAAGCACCCAGCACAGTCACGCTGCAGGCTCTGGCGGCCGCTCAGGCACCCACCCCGTGACAAGACGTGCGAGGGAGGGCGGAGGAAAggcggggtgaggagggggcggAGTCTCACCTTGGGGAAGGCCCGGACGCAGCAGAAGAGCTGGGTGTTGTAGCCTCTGGTGGTGGACCTGTCCGCCAAGGGCTGGGTGAATTTGGGAGCTTCGGAGAAGTCCCGGCCCAAGTATTTCTCGGGCTGGTAAACAATTTCTAGGAAACAAACAGCAGGTCACTGCAGCGGCCGCCTGTGCCCCGGTGCTCGTGCCAGGCGGCGGTGGGGCTCGGGGCACCCTCAGCAGAGAAGCACGGACTCCTCCAGAACACCCTCCTCCCAGGAACAGAATCAAACCCTGCCAAGAGTGGGTCACTGGAACGTGTCCTCGCCCCGTGCTCTGTACCAGCCCAGGAGAACCCCTACCCCCACTCCGCAACACACTGATGTCCCCTGAGATCCCACCGCAGCCACCCAGCTTGTCTCGGAGGGCCAACATCTCATGCTGGGAGAGCAGCTCTGAGGCCGTGCCACCCCATGCTACCTGGCAGGAGATCACAGGAGAGAAAGCAACGGGTTGGGGGGAAATTACCAGGGAGACCACTCCTCCTggaaaaaaaagctattttaggAAGGTTTAAGAGAGTATTTATTGGGACTATTTTTCATATCCTTCCGCCTTTGGAGCTAGGGGCTGAATCCCATGTTAGGGATCCCAAAGAGGTCCACAGAGCCTCCCCAAAGTGCTCTAAGCTAGCTGTGTGCCTTTCACACCGTACCGTCCACTACCGCAGGCTCTTGGGTGGGGTCAGGAACAAGGTCTGCTCTAGGACTCCCCCTGTTCTAACGGGAGAGCGCTCCCATTTCGAGCCGGGCAGGGCCCGAGCCGTTGGAGCTGAACGCTGCAACCTTTCGACGTCTAGAAAACCCTGGGCCTCCTCCTTTCACTCACATCAGCATTGCTGAGCTGCGGCCGGCTGCAGCTTCCCCCAGCCAAGCTGTCTGGCCCCCCCGGGATCTGGCTGGAGATCTCCTGCTTCTGCCATTGGCCACCTCTTAGGGAGAGCACCTCCTCCCCGCCCGGCCGCTGCTCTTTGTTGGGCGCCCCCAGCACCCACCTGGTTTCGGGATGTGGGCCAGCTCCGTGGTGACGGCCGCCACGGCGCTGTGCCCACAGGCGTTCTCCGAGAACACCCGGAAGGAGTAGCTGTTGCCGATGATGAGGTCCGAGACGGTGCAGCTGAGCCGGGGGCAGTGCTCCACCACGGTGAACCATTGCTGGAAGCCAAGGGAAGCCAGGCTGTTAGTGCGGGGACTGGCGGACGCCACCCAGTCCCCGGGGCTCTTCCCGCTGcaagccccagtgctgggagagtGGGGTCAACCCCCCCCGCCGTGGTTACAGCACAGGTTGGCAGGCAGCCCCTCAGCCCAGACcctggggggagcccggggccctggCGCTCCAGCTATGGGCCCGGGCTCCACCCAGGCACCGAGTCGGTCTTTCCGTGCCTGCATCCCCGCTGCAGCCCCTCTGCCTTGAGCAGCCGAACCCAGCTTGGCCGAGGCCTCCACCCTCCCGTGAGGCGCCGGGCAGGAGCTGAGATTCCCTAGATGGACGCGCCGCTCGAGCCAGCATGGCAGCCAGCTTCGgcccctccgccctcccccatCTTTTCTCTCCTTCTCATTAACGGCTCTCTTCCCTGCTCCACGGCACTCCCGGCCATCGCCCCACTCCACCTTCACCCTCTCCTCCAACCCACTCGCACCCACCCCCCACTCAGTgtgagccccctcccctgccctccatccCACCCTCAGCGAATCCTGCTCGCCCCAGGGCCTGGTGGTGGCCTGGCCCTTCTGCTCTCCTCAGACCTCTGCTGGCCCCTTGACCTCAGCCCCTCCTGACCTGCCCAACACCCTCCATCGGCCCGTCGCTCTCCGCGGGCTCTTCTCTCCCGGATTTTACCATCTCCCCTCTCATAATCCCTCCCTTGAGCCTCCCCGCCTGCCCCTCACAGCCAAGATCCTCAGACACGCAGCCTTGGCAGTCCGGCTTTAACATCTCACCCCAGGCACCCTTCTCCAGCCTCACCTCCCTGGACCTTCCCACTGTCTCTGATCCTGTTGATTGCACCACCCGTCTCAGCTGCCTCTCCCCGGGCATGGCTGGTTCTCCCCCTGCCTCTCGGGCCACTCCCTCCGTGTCTCCTGTGgtgtctccccccacctccattcaTGGGTGTCCCTtaggggcttctccttggggaccctcctcttccccctttgCCTGGGTGACCTTATGTGCTCTGATGGCTTCAGCTGCCATCTCCCAGACCTTCCTCAAAGCCCCCGCAGCCATCCGCTCAGTCTCATGTCTGTCCCTGGCTCCAGCACCTCAGCTGGAGGGCGGCATGGCAAAGACCGAGCTCATCgacttaaaggccagaagggtccatcctctcatctgacctcctgcacatcacaggccgcAGCCCCTCACCCGCCCACCCCTGCAGTAGTCCCACGACTTCTGGCTGCGTTACGGATGCCCTCAAATCGTGACTAAAGACctcaagttacaaagaatccaccactgacactagtttaaacctgcaagtgacccgtgtcctgtgctgcagaggaaggcgaaaaccccccacgGTCTCTGCCGATCTGACCCAGGGGGGCGGAATTCCTTGCCGACTCCAAACATGgtgtcataaataaagggaagggtaaccaccttgctgtatacagtgctataaaatccctcctggccagacgcAACATCCTGctacctggaaagggttaagaagctcagctaacctggctggcacctgacccaaaggaccaataagggaacaagatactttcaaatcttggggggggaaaggcttttgtttgtgctctttgtttacgtgtttgttctctcttgggactgagagaggccagacagaaatccatcttctccaacccatcctaattcAAGTCTCCAAAATTACAACCAGTAGAgataagccaggcaaggtggattagtttatcttttgttttatgtgaattttccctgtgttaagagggaggtttattcctgttttctgtaactttaaggttttgcccagaggggggatcctctgtgttttgaatctgaataccctgtaaagtattttccatcctgatcttacagaggtgaatcttttaccttttctttaattaaaattcttcttttaagaacctgattgatttttcattgttcttaagatccagtggtttgggtctgtgttcacctgtacaaattggtgaggattcttctcaagccttccccaggaaagggggtgtaggacttgggggggatattttgggggaagacgtctccaggtgggctctttcccggttctttgtttaacacgcttggtggtggcagcgtacagttcaaggccaaggcaaagtttgtaccttggggaagtttttaacctaagctggtaagaataagcttagggggtctttcatacgggtccccacatctgtaccctagagttcagagtggggaaggaaccctcaCACATGGTGAgaagttagaccctgaacatgtgggcaagacccaccagccagacacctgggaagaaattctctgtagtaactcagagcctttcCCATCTGGTGGCCCATCTCCGACCATTGGAGATATtggctgctagcagtcgcagatcagctCCGTGCCAGTGTAGCCAGACTCCTCACACCATTCCTGCCAGaaacttatcaagttcagtcttgaaTCCAGTtagggttttttgcccccactgtgccccttgggaggctgctccagaacttcactcctctgatggttagaaaccttcgcctaatttcaagcctaaacttgttgatggccagtttatatcgcCCAGTAGAGAATCCAGGGCCTGTCCCATTACTCAGGCCTTGGGGCCACCCTTACAGCCAAAAATAAGCCATGTAGCCGCACCAGGGAGGGGctagctgcaatgtagacaccCCCTAAGAACGGAAAGAGATTCCTCATCTGGGCAACTCTGAAGTGGGTGGACTCTGATACCTTCCCCCTCAACTGTCATTTTAGCCTATTAATTACCCGTAGGGCAGGTGagaaacaaaaaccaacacaGCCCACAACTCTGATTTCCTCCAGGAGGAGACATGTGGTTGTCTTCTTTGTGCAAACCTCTGATACTCCGATTTGCCTCCCCTTGGGATACCCTCGAGAACGACTTGGGGCCGTTTTGCTGGGCGAGCTGCAGAAAAAGGCACTGACAGTTCTCGATAGCTCAGATCGTTACTGAGATACCAGCCTAATGACTTGCTCTTTGACGTCCTTCTGGTGGAGAATCTTCCCTCAGCTGCGAAAAGTACGAGCCACTGAATGCCCCGAGCAAGACAGACAAGGCATGGCAGCCAGCCCTCAGCCAGGGTGAGCCTTTAATGCGCAGGGTAAGCAATTTGCTCGTGGGGAGGCTGCAGTTGCTGACACAACAGAGAACAGTTGCCCTTGAGCCTGGCTCAGCGGGTCCTGCCTGCATGACATTCTCCCTTTCGCCTGCACCCAAGCATCATTCAGCAGCGACTGGTCTCTCAACAGGTGCCGGTGGGGGTTGGGCAAGGGGGATCTCACTACTTTAAAGGCTGAAAAGCAAGAGGTGCTGAAACTGGCaggcctcctctcctccccagcccaccccacctcTCCGCCTTCCTCTTCCGTATCCCCAGATGCTTCCTCGGGCCAGTCCCTCCCGTGACCGCCTCCAGTAGcagcagtgggggggtggggggagctgccaTGACCCCTACATCTGCCCACTCCCCCGCCCGACAATTAATTCCACCCTCCAACTCCCAGATCAATCCTGTCCCCCCATCAACTCTGCCCCTGCATCTGTTCTGTCACAtctctcctcctgcagctcctggggttcttcacctccttctcccaggCCTCGGGAGGGGCTGCAGCGGGGTCCCCTCTCCAGGCAGGATGTTgcatgcagggaggggaggggcagagcagacTCCGTTGCTCACAAGGGGAAGGACGGGGAGGAAGTGGAGCTGCTGGGGTCTCTCTGctctccccccgtcccccgctTGACAAGGTGTCAcgtcattggggggggggggggaacagaacCCTGTCTACCTCCTGCACagatctgattggctgctcttccccaggaggtGGGTAAGTGGGGAAAGCAGCCAATCGGGGGTGGTCCCCGAGTGGTACTAACTATGCGCCCCACTGAGACAGTTTATGGCCTGGGTCTGCGCCCCATTGCACCATGAGGCTTGAGCACTGGGTAGCGAGGGGCCTGGCATTGACTCTCCGCTCACATTAGAAGGGCACCTGCCTCTtgctcagccctgggcccagggctACTCACTGCTCTCCAGCCTTCAGGGCTCTGCCTCCCGAGGGCAGCAGCCAGCCACCCcataggcagcagcagctggaaacGAGGTGCCCCGGCTAGAGGCACGGCACCTCAGAGTGCTTCCCCGGGAAAACTCCACTTGACGGACCATCTCCATGGCAGGTGGTTCTGATCACGTCCGTCCCTCGAGCCCTACACCCCACCGCCAGCTCCTCCTCCATGTCATCACACACAAGCTTCTGCGCCTTTCTTTTCAGGTCCTACACAGCTTAGTGCCTCCCTGCTTATCCACACCACACGGCCCTGACTTCCCCCACTCTGCTGCCCCTACAGCGCCAACCTCCACGCCCAAAGCCACCGATGCATCTTCTTCGGAGCACCCCCTGGGGTGGGCAGCGTCCTCCTGGAGCGGCCTCTGCCCTCGCCTCCTTCAAGCCCCTCTCGGAGGCTCACTTCACTGGGTCACCTATGGGCGACTCCCAGCTGAGAACGTCGGGACTGTAGGGACCTTGGACAGACACCTGATTTCTCACTCGCTTTGTTATTTTTTGGAAATAGCTGATTTCAAACCACCTCACTGTGAACAGAGCTGGCCTGGGTAAAGGCATGGGCCACCCTCCACCCCATTCTTTCCAGCTGCCTGTTACAGCCTCTTGCTTTGTCTTGCCTTCGCCTGCGAGCCCTGGCCGTGCAGCACCCGGCCCAACGGGATCCGGATCCCAACTGGGGCTGTTGTGCAAATAACCGAACCCATGCAGAGCTGGGAACCAAACCCTTTCAGAGGCACCCAAGAACGCCCCGTGCAAACCACTCCTGCGCCGCGACGTGAGGACTCTCTCCTACACTGCGCAAACAGACCTCAGGAGGGGGCTCCATCTCCACAGCACTGCCTGCTGGGGGAGGTTAGGAGGCTATCGACACCAACCCCCCTGCTGCCATGTCCGCAGCGTCTGACTCAGGCCATACACCCTCCCCAGGTCCTGCTGCTCAGAGGGATATGCCAGGCAGACGCCGCAGACTCACCCCACTCTTCCTGTCCGATTTCTGGACCGTGTACCCTTTGAGGGCTGCGTTCCCGTTGTCCTTTGGTGGGCTCCACTCCAGCGCCACGTTAAACCCCCACACGTCAACCAGCTTCAGGTTCTCTGGAGGGCCCGGCTGCTCTGCAATGACAACCAGAGGCTCATACCAGCCCCTGAGGCCATCCCCTGGCAGGTACGGGGTGGGCACGGCAGCTCACAGCAGTAGCCAGAGAGCTCACACAGCCACCTGCCTGCAGAGACGGCAGCTGCTTTGCTGAGTCCATGGGTTGTGGCTCTGTGGATCCGTATGGGGTGGGAGTAACTTGGGGAACCCTGGCTGGTCCCTCACCCAGAATCTGCCCCATCTCTTACGAATCTgtagtgcccatcaccatggtgtcaGAGCAGGGAGAGACCTGCATGTGTGTCTGTCTGATTTCATGGGTTATTCATGTGTGCAGGAGCCTACAGCAGCATCCAGGAGTCTAGCAAGAATATGCACCCTGTCCCCCAGCCCATAATGACCCTCTCTCCGTCCCTACCTTCTAGCCATTTTGTACCCTCTTATTCATCCCTTTAGGGCATCCTAGCCTTATGCCCAGAAGCAAgccccaaaccctgcagtgttTCTCATGCAGACCTTTCCTCCTGACCACACATCGGGCAGCGGGCAGCGGGCAGAGCACCCTATTCGGGGAGGTGCTGCAGGAGCTTCCAGCATCTCACACAGAAGGACAACACACCCACCCTCTGCCCTGGACTCTCTCCCCCCATTGCTGGGTGCTGGCCAGCAGGGCGTTTTGCGGGCAacgccatccccagccacaccagGGCTTGGCTAGCCCAGCTGGAGCTGCCATGTGGCAGAAGTGAATTCTAGGGACCCCGTGCTGCAGGGAATCTTGCTTGATGGCTGCAGGCCCATGAGAGCTGGCAGAGGCCGCAAAACTCcatccaggcaccgcccccgcccAGTGCTTGCTCCGTTCTTACCGATGACGCGGATGTCAATGGTAGCTTTGTCCTCCAGCCTGTCTATCTTGACGCTCAGCTGGTACTGGCCAGAGTCACTGCGCTCTGCCTTGCGAATGAAGAAAATGGTGTCCCTGTCGCCGTTGCGCACCGTCACCCTCTTGGGATCCAGAGGCTGGCCGTCTTTGCTCCAGCTCACCTGGGGCCTCGGCTGTCCCTAGGACAAAGGCGGAGGAGAAAGCTCACGAGAGCAGTTCAGCTCCAGTCCACCAGCCGGGCACCGCCCAGCCAGCTCTCTGCCAGTGATCCCTGTGTGGTCTTCGCTGGCGATGCACAGGATAGGGCAGAGACGTGCCTTCTGAGAGCACCTTTGAGACGTCAGTTTTTTAGGGGGCAGGTGGCTTGGCCTAGTGGGTCAATCTGTGGCTTGGCTGCGATGCCATTTCCAACGCCCGTCTTCTGATCTCCCCTGCAGCTGTGGTATCTGGGAGCAGTCGCTGCTAGTCAACCGCCTCAAGAGGACAATGCCAGCTGGGCCCACGCATGCTAAGACTACGGCTAACGTGTCAGCTGTGACACGAAAATACAGCATCCGTCCGAAAGCGGATAGCCTGTGGTCCTGATCCTCCAGTGGGAGCCACAGAGGATCATCTCCAtggcccccgccccgctccggcCACCCACTCTTACAATCTAGTCTAATTAGCTGCAGCAGTGTCAAATCCTCGTTTTGTCTTGCCTTTGCTAGAGAGACCAGAATGTGCAgacagcgggggcgggggggttgctgCTCTGGAGCGCTTAGCGTTTGCATTGAGTGTCACCTACTGAAGGGCACTGACAGTTAATTACGGCCGTGCTTTAATTGGCACGATGCCCAGATCACAGCACCAGGCACCTGGCTGGAGAATGCACGGCACTTTGCAGGCACCTACTCGCCCGCACGAGCCAGAGCAGGAGGATCGCAGGGTATGCAGAATAGACCTTTGCAGCTGCTTGGTTAGGTAATCAGACAGGGCGGACCTGGGGCTGGACAGAACACGCAGCCCCCGTTGGGGCCCCTAGGCTGTTCACATGGCGTTGGGGCCAACCTCTACCATTGGGGCCAAAGAGAGTTGGAGGATGCCCTGTCCTAGCCAGTCACTGGTGCACGTGGCGTGCAAGGTGAGCGAGGGAAACACAGCCCCAAGCCCCCAAGTCACGCTCCTGGGAGCAGGCAGGAACCCCCTCCTCCACTCTGCAGGGGTCCCACCAACCCCTCTCTGCGCGTTGGG comes from Lepidochelys kempii isolate rLepKem1 chromosome 21, rLepKem1.hap2, whole genome shotgun sequence and encodes:
- the MYBPH gene encoding myosin-binding protein H isoform X2, translating into MPSKEPDPELAQATPAAEPAETPAAVAAPASPAGGALPPEPQPPAAAPERGEPKPEPPSCPLHLAVEDVNDNSVSLTWKAPEQAGSTGLDGYLVECCRDGTEDWEAANKELFLSVRYTIRNLTPGDRLQIRVKAVNAGGMSVPAVLEQPVVIREILEHPKIRVPRHLRQTYIRPVGEAVNLLIPFQGQPRPQVSWSKDGQPLDPKRVTVRNGDRDTIFFIRKAERSDSGQYQLSVKIDRLEDKATIDIRVIEQPGPPENLKLVDVWGFNVALEWSPPKDNGNAALKGYTVQKSDRKSGQWFTVVEHCPRLSCTVSDLIIGNSYSFRVFSENACGHSAVAAVTTELAHIPKPEIVYQPEKYLGRDFSEAPKFTQPLADRSTTRGYNTQLFCCVRAFPKPKIIWLKNQMEIREDPKYIAVINEGVCSLEIRKPSPFDGGVYTCKAVNPLGEASVDCRLDVKVPQ
- the MYBPH gene encoding myosin-binding protein H isoform X1, whose amino-acid sequence is MEEAAQRCFGLHSAGNEIDNLLARDLNGGTGELKWFWETPVWRELDFVDRCIGLPQNWSHVGPMNVVRIRLTSVIYFIWRLGFFRLSPAVLLRKIFCLFAPAEDWEAANKELFLSVRYTIRNLTPGDRLQIRVKAVNAGGMSVPAVLEQPVVIREILEHPKIRVPRHLRQTYIRPVGEAVNLLIPFQGQPRPQVSWSKDGQPLDPKRVTVRNGDRDTIFFIRKAERSDSGQYQLSVKIDRLEDKATIDIRVIEQPGPPENLKLVDVWGFNVALEWSPPKDNGNAALKGYTVQKSDRKSGQWFTVVEHCPRLSCTVSDLIIGNSYSFRVFSENACGHSAVAAVTTELAHIPKPEIVYQPEKYLGRDFSEAPKFTQPLADRSTTRGYNTQLFCCVRAFPKPKIIWLKNQMEIREDPKYIAVINEGVCSLEIRKPSPFDGGVYTCKAVNPLGEASVDCRLDVKVPQ